The following DNA comes from Streptomyces pristinaespiralis.
CCAGCCGCTCGTACGGGGTGCCCCGCAGGGCAAGGGTGTTGGCCCGGTAGCGCAGCCGGACCGGTACGCCGTCGAGGTTGCCGACGACGAGCGGATGGCGGCGGACCAGCCGCTGCTGCTCGTCCTCGCTCAAGGACCCGAAGAACGCGGCGACTTCAGAGGGCGTCGCCGCAGCCGGATCGGGCAGCGCCCGGTCCAGCGAGGTGTCCGCCGTCCACGCGGCGCTGCCCGGCGGCGGTCCCGTCACCGGGCGCTGGGCGTTCTCCGAGGCCCATCCGGTGGTTCCCGCGGCCACCGTCGTCGCGAACGCGACGGCGGCCAAGGTCCTCTTGTAGCGGCGCATGGGTCCGCCTCCCTCTTCCCGACTCCGTTGCTGTGGCGGGAGGAAGGTAGGAGGACGGCGGGTGACGGCACGTCACACCGGGGAGCCAACTCCGGTGTCGTACCGGAGTATCACCGGGAGGAGAAGGAGCGGAACGGCCGGCAGGGCCTCAGCCGGCGGCCTCGCCCGGCCGGACCAGGCCCGACTCGTACGCGAAGATCACGGCCTGCGCCCGGTCGCGCAGGTCGAGCTTGGCCAGCACCCGCCCGATGTGCGTCTTGACGGTCTGCTCGGCCAGCACCAGGTGCCCGGCGATCTCCTGGTTGGACAGGCCCCGGGCGATCAGTTCGAGGACCTCCGTCTCGCGCGGGGTCAGCCCGTTCAGCCGCAGCGAGGGGTCCCGGCGCGGGGCGGGCCGCTGAGCGGCGAAGTCCGCGATCAGCCGGCGGGTCACGGACGGCGCGAGGAGCGCCTCACCGGCGGCGACGATCCGTACGGCGGCGATCAGATCGGCGGGCGGCGCGTCCTTCAGCAGGAAGCCGGACGCACCGGCGCGCAACGCCTCGTACACGTAGTCGTCCACGTCGAACGTCGTCAGCATCAGCACCTTGGGCCGGTGCACGACGGCGGTCGGAGGGTTCAGCAGCTCACGCGCGGCGGCGAGACCGTCCATCTCCGGCATCCGTACGTCCATCAGCACCACGTCGGGATGAGTGGTGCGGCTGACCTCCACGCCCTTGCGGCCGTCCGGCGCCTCGCCCACCACGTCGATGTCGCTCTGCGCGGAGAGCAGCGCGGCGAACCCGGCGCGCACCATGGCCTGGTCGTCGACGATGATCACGCGAATGGTCAACTGGCGTCCTCGGTCCGCTGGGTCTGCGTGCTGCTCTTGGTCCTGCCGGTCCTGCCGGCGGTGTTCACGGAGGTCTCCCCGGCGGTCAGCGGAAGACGAGCCGCCACCCGGAAACCGCCGTCCGGCAGCGGTCCGGTGTCGAGGCTGCCGCCGGTCAACCGTACGCGCTCCCGCATCCCGACGAGTCCGTGCCCCGTCCCCGTCGTCTCCAGCGGCGAAGTGGGCGCGGGGGCGGGTCCGTTGACGACCAGCACGGTCAGATCGGACCCGTCGGACGTCACCGACACCCGCGTCGGCGCGCCGGGCGCGTGCCGTACGACATTGGCCAGCGCCTCCTGCACGATCCGGTACCCCGACATGTCCACGGCCTGCGGCACGGCACCGAGGTCCGCGGCGAGCGACAACTCGGCAGGCACCCCGGCCCGTACCGTCGCCTCCACCAACTGCTGCACCCTGTCCAGACCGGGCTGCGGGGCCCGCTCGCCCTGCGCGTCCTCACTGCGCAGCACGGCGAGCAGCCGCCGCATCTCGGTCAGCGACTCCCGCGCGCTCGACGCGATCGACGCGAACTCCTCCCGCGCGGCGTCGGGAAGCGCCTCGATCCGGTACGGCGCCGAGTCCGCCTGCACGGTGATCACCGACATGTGGTGCGCCACGACGTCGTGCAGCTCACGGGCGATACGGGCGCGCTCCTCCAGCAGCGTGCGCTGGGCCCGCTCCGCCTCGCTGATGGTCTCCTGCACGATCAGCCTGCGCTGGACGTCACCCCGCTCGCGCAGGGCGCCGGTGACCACGAGGACCACGCCGCTGAGCACGAACAGCAGCAGATGCACGCCGTCGCCGAGGTCGTGCCCGACCAGTTCGAGCGCGAACCCCGCCGCGCCGGTCGCCAGCCACACGGCCAGCAGTGTGCGGCGCGGTTCCCGCAGCCCCAGGCACGCCATCAGCATCAGATAGCCGACGACGGCCATCGGGGTCCACGGCCAGGTCCTGCCGCCGGTGCCGTCCGCGCCGAGCAGCACGACCGCCCCGGCGACGTCGGCCCCGAGGACGATCCACCACGCCTGCAAGGGGCGCGTCACGGCGAGCAGCAGCGGCGCGGTCTGCGCGGTGGCGAGCGCGCCGGCGACGGCGCCGCCGACCTTGTAGTCCTGGGTCAGCACGGTGGCGGTGACGGGCAGCAGCGCGGCGACGAAGGCGAGGGCGACGCCGTAGGGGAGCAGCCGCAGCCAGCGGTTCTCGGCGCCGCCGAGGAGGGGAGCGGTGGAGGAGGACGGCGTACCGAGATCGGCGGCGAGCCGCCGCCCGGCACGCCGCGCGAGGGCTCGGGCGCGGGTGCGGGTGCCGGCACCGGGGCGGAGGGTTTCTGGCATGACGGGATCAGCGTAGGCGGGGCGGGGCGGCCGGGGCGTCATACCCCGGGCCGGGGTATCGGGTCATACCGTGGTCCGACGCCGCCCGGCGGGGCCCCGTCACAGCTCCGCCAGGAGCTCCGCCTTCTTGCGGGTGAACTCCTCGTCCGTCACCAGCCCCGCCAGATGCAGGTCGCCCAGGTGACGTATGCGGTCCGCGATGTCGGCCGGGTCGCGGCGGGCCGCGGGGACCGTCAGCGCGGGGGTCTGGTTCTGGCGGCGGACGGCTTCGAGCACCGCCGCGGCGAACGGCAGCGACTCGTGCACCGGCCCGTACCCGAGCCCGAAGACGACCGCCGCCGGGTCCTGGTCCGCCTGCCCCGCGTCCTCGGTGCCGTCCGCGCCGCGGCGCAGCAGCCGCAGGTAGCCGTCGAAGACCTCCGGAGAGCGCCATTCGACGCCGCTCAGTTCGGAGACGGCGAAACTCTGGTCGCCGGCCTTCCACTTCGCGGAGGACGCTCCCGTCCAGAACCACCGGAACGCCACGTGCGAGCCGTCGAAGGACGCCTTGCCGTCGTAGGCCTTGAAACCGAGCGGGGCCTCGGGTGCGTGGACGAGGTGCCGTTCGGCCGGCCGGGCGGCGTCCGGGCCGAGGACGGCGCGCAGTTCGTCGGCGTAGTACTCGGCCAGCGTCTCCCGCTCGGCCGGCAGCACCAGACGGTACGGGTCGCACACTTCCTTGAGCTGCCCGGCGGCCGCCTCCATCAGCGGGTCCGCGCCCGGTCTGGGCACAGCGTGCAGCACCACCGTGCCACGCTTGCCCGGGGTGAGCGTCACCGATGCCAACGCCTCGTGCGGGATGCGGCGTTCACGCAGCGAGGAGAGGAGCTTCGGTGTGCGGATCCCCCGTTCGAAGCGGATGAGCACGGAGTCGGACTCGAACTCCCAGGTGGCTTGAATTCCGGCCAGCACATCACCCATGTGCCTCATCGTATGCGGCTCACGCCTGCGCGTCTTCCCTCGGCGGCCACCCCTTTTGGGCGGGCTCTACGCGCGTCAGCCCGCTCAGGCACCGGAAATACCACTGCGGCATGTGTCGGTGCCCGATGCGCAGCTCACGTCGGCGTAGGCGCCGACGCCCAGGTCGGCGAAATTGCGGACGCTCTCGGTTCCCGGCTCGAAATAGCCGGTATGGCCGACGGCGCCCGCCGCGGAGAGCACCCGTGCGCCGAACTCCGGGATGACCGGGTCCTCGCCGTGGCCGAGTCCGCCGACCTCCAGGTGCGGCACGCCCTCGATCCAGTCGTCGGCGTCGCGCATCGCCCAGACCCGGGCCTTCGTGCGCAGGCCGGCGACGTTCTCCGCCCGCATGCCGGGGCTGCCGGCGACGGCCACGTCGCCGACCCGGGCGGGCAGTTGCCGTGCCGCGACCCC
Coding sequences within:
- a CDS encoding response regulator; the encoded protein is MTIRVIIVDDQAMVRAGFAALLSAQSDIDVVGEAPDGRKGVEVSRTTHPDVVLMDVRMPEMDGLAAARELLNPPTAVVHRPKVLMLTTFDVDDYVYEALRAGASGFLLKDAPPADLIAAVRIVAAGEALLAPSVTRRLIADFAAQRPAPRRDPSLRLNGLTPRETEVLELIARGLSNQEIAGHLVLAEQTVKTHIGRVLAKLDLRDRAQAVIFAYESGLVRPGEAAG
- a CDS encoding sensor histidine kinase, which gives rise to MTPRPPRPAYADPVMPETLRPGAGTRTRARALARRAGRRLAADLGTPSSSTAPLLGGAENRWLRLLPYGVALAFVAALLPVTATVLTQDYKVGGAVAGALATAQTAPLLLAVTRPLQAWWIVLGADVAGAVVLLGADGTGGRTWPWTPMAVVGYLMLMACLGLREPRRTLLAVWLATGAAGFALELVGHDLGDGVHLLLFVLSGVVLVVTGALRERGDVQRRLIVQETISEAERAQRTLLEERARIARELHDVVAHHMSVITVQADSAPYRIEALPDAAREEFASIASSARESLTEMRRLLAVLRSEDAQGERAPQPGLDRVQQLVEATVRAGVPAELSLAADLGAVPQAVDMSGYRIVQEALANVVRHAPGAPTRVSVTSDGSDLTVLVVNGPAPAPTSPLETTGTGHGLVGMRERVRLTGGSLDTGPLPDGGFRVAARLPLTAGETSVNTAGRTGRTKSSTQTQRTEDAS
- a CDS encoding DUF4429 domain-containing protein; the encoded protein is MGDVLAGIQATWEFESDSVLIRFERGIRTPKLLSSLRERRIPHEALASVTLTPGKRGTVVLHAVPRPGADPLMEAAAGQLKEVCDPYRLVLPAERETLAEYYADELRAVLGPDAARPAERHLVHAPEAPLGFKAYDGKASFDGSHVAFRWFWTGASSAKWKAGDQSFAVSELSGVEWRSPEVFDGYLRLLRRGADGTEDAGQADQDPAAVVFGLGYGPVHESLPFAAAVLEAVRRQNQTPALTVPAARRDPADIADRIRHLGDLHLAGLVTDEEFTRKKAELLAEL